Genomic DNA from Mycobacteroides chelonae CCUG 47445:
AGGGTCACCGCAACAACACCGAGTGCCTACCGCCGGGCCTTCCGGCGGTAGGCGATCACGGTCAGCGCACGACGTGCGGCATCAGGGCATCGGGCGGAATGGCACCGAAGCGACCGGCCTGATAGTCCTCCACGGCCTGGATCAGCTCCGCCTTGGTGTTCATCACGAACGGTCCATAGGCCACGACGCGCTCACGGATAGGGCGCCCGCCCAGTAGCAGCACCTCCAATGCCGGGCGATTCGCGTCTTGTTCCGCATTGGCCTGCACCGTGATTCGGTCACCGGGGCCCAGCACCGCGAGCTGTCCCTGTTCGATTGGGTGCCCTAGTGCGCCCACTGTGCCACGTCCGGAGAGAACGTAGACGAGGGCGTTGAACTCCCGATTCCAGGGCACATTCAGCTGTGCACCCGGCTGGATCGTCGCGTGTGCCAATGTGATCGGCGTGTGTGTGCTGCCCGGGCCGTGATGGGGCCCGACGTCTCCGGCGATGATGCGTACCAGCGCACCGCCGTCGGGGGAGCTCACCAGTGTGGTTTGCGCCCCCTCGATGGCCTGGTAGGCGGGCGTCAGGAACTTGTCCCGCGCCGGCAGATTGACCCAGAGCTGGATGCCATGGAATAGCCCGCCACTCTCCACCAATTCTGCTGGGGGAGTTTCGATATGTAGGATTCCCGATCCCGCCGTCATCCACTGGGTGGCTCCGTCGTGGATGAGCCCGCCTCCGCCATGGGAGTCTTGATGGGCGAACCTGCCGTCGATCATGTAAGTGACGGTCTCGAAGCCGCGATGAGGGTGCCAATCCGTCCCGCGCGGCTCGCCGGGCTCATACTCGACTTCGCCCATCTGATCCATGTGGATGAACGGATCCAACTCGGCCGATGACACTCCGGCGAACGCACGCACGACGGGGAAGCCTTCGCCCTCGTACCCGCGCGGTCCGCTCGTGATGGACCGCACCGGCCGTTCGGTATCGGCAGGCTCGGGAGCGGGGATGCGCGGCAGAGTCAGGGCGTCCTTCGCCGACACAGTGATAGCTGGCATGCAAACCTCCTGGTGAGAGTTCCTATGCCTGCTAACCGGACTGCGGTCCGCTTTATTCCGGAAGTCGGCTTCCGGTGGCGAGGGCGGTCGACACCGCCGCCGCCACAGTTTCACCGGCGGCTAGTAGAGGCTCGGTGCTGCGCAGTGCCCGGCTCAGCACGAATGCTCCTTCCAGGCTGGTGATGAATCCCAGCATGAGGCGTCGACACATCTCGGGCGCCAGTCCCGACCCGGCGATTCGTTCGACCCCCTGGTCAATCCAGTCCGTGAAGACGTCGGCGGTGGCGCGGCGGAGCGCCTCGTCGGTGCTCGCCACTTCGAGGGCGATGGTGGCGATGGGGCAGGCGTCGGCGTAGTCGGTTGCGACGAGATTGTCTGCCGCGGCTGCGAACGCGATCCGAACAGTGGTCGGCAGGTCCGAACCACCGTCATCGAAGATCGCCAACACCAGATCCCGGTACATGGCCCCGGCGGTGCGAATGGCCTCGTCCGCCAGTTGCACCTTGCCCCCGGGGAAGAAGTGGTAGATGGACCCGAACGGTGCGCCGGCGCTCTGCGCGATCTGCTTGAGGCCAGTGCCCGTCATGCCCTGCCGTCGGAACAACTCGCATGTGGAGGCGACGATGCGGTCGCGTGTGTCAGCGGGCATGGCGGGTCCTTCGGGGAGTCTTGTATCCGACTGCATCGCATTGTACGGTCCGTATTAGAACGTTCTATCAAGTACGGCCGATGCGGAGGGCGCGGAGATGGACAAAGT
This window encodes:
- a CDS encoding pirin family protein, with amino-acid sequence MPAITVSAKDALTLPRIPAPEPADTERPVRSITSGPRGYEGEGFPVVRAFAGVSSAELDPFIHMDQMGEVEYEPGEPRGTDWHPHRGFETVTYMIDGRFAHQDSHGGGGLIHDGATQWMTAGSGILHIETPPAELVESGGLFHGIQLWVNLPARDKFLTPAYQAIEGAQTTLVSSPDGGALVRIIAGDVGPHHGPGSTHTPITLAHATIQPGAQLNVPWNREFNALVYVLSGRGTVGALGHPIEQGQLAVLGPGDRITVQANAEQDANRPALEVLLLGGRPIRERVVAYGPFVMNTKAELIQAVEDYQAGRFGAIPPDALMPHVVR
- a CDS encoding TetR/AcrR family transcriptional regulator, with protein sequence MPADTRDRIVASTCELFRRQGMTGTGLKQIAQSAGAPFGSIYHFFPGGKVQLADEAIRTAGAMYRDLVLAIFDDGGSDLPTTVRIAFAAAADNLVATDYADACPIATIALEVASTDEALRRATADVFTDWIDQGVERIAGSGLAPEMCRRLMLGFITSLEGAFVLSRALRSTEPLLAAGETVAAAVSTALATGSRLPE